GTAAATATGATTGAATGAAATTATTAATGTCAAAAGATATTGATCAAATTTTTAATTCTATTAACTTATTTCTAATTAATTTCCTTTTCTATACCTTCGAGGAGTTCACTAACAGTTAACTTAAGCCCATGAGAGATTCTCATGAGGGTGCTTATTTTCATTTCTTGGTCTCCTCTCATGTACTTACGGAGATTTTCGACATCCATATTCGCATCATGTGCCACATCTTTTTGTACCAATGAAGTTGATTTAATGGTGTTTTTTATCCTTTTTCCTAAGGCATCTACAACTGGATGATATTCTTTTTTCTTATGCGTCTTCATGAGAATGAAATTAAAACAATCAGATTATATTTAAAGGATTGTTTATAATCAGGTTGTATACAACCGAAATTTTATTATATTTGTCTAGTATTGATGTGTTTGTGATTATTCAAATTAAAATATTTAGAAACATTCGCTTAGAATCTTGAACGGAAAACTGGTAATTTAAAGGAACATGATAAGTAAGATACTCTCGTCTCTCAATGGGCGTGGGCTCACTTATTGTAGCACGGTATACCAGTACCTCTGATGCAGTAAGCTGAGTTCCATGCCTTTTTTTTGTTTCTATATACAAATGGATTAATGGAGTATTGGCCTTGTTTTTCAGGCAACTTCAACTTTGCAGACATTAAAAAGAAGCATGTATTAACCCAAAACCTGACCCTCATGGAAGACAACAAGAAACCTATAGACCCCAACTCCTTTATATTGCCACAGCACGATATTCTAGACTCACTGGCACTATTGCTGGAGAGGTCAAGCCTCAGCAATGCCGTTAAAGAACACTGTGGCACGGCACTCAAGGTTATGGGCATTATATATACCGACCTGGCATACAACACGGGAACACAGCTTTTATTAAGAAAGGAATTCGACACGTTCTATGAATCGTTACCAAGCGTATATTTTACCAATAGGGAACTGGTATCCATCTATACGCTGACCAAGAACATAAAAGGGTGCATCGAAACTAATGATGTGGTGGCTATTGGCAGGGAAGGCACAAAGCCATGAAGCAAGGCGGAAAAGAACTGACACTTAAGGACTACAACAAACTTTTTAAGAGCCTGTATCCACAACTATGCGTGTTCGCATACAAGTA
This genomic window from Mariniflexile sp. TRM1-10 contains:
- a CDS encoding helix-turn-helix domain-containing protein; its protein translation is MKTHKKKEYHPVVDALGKRIKNTIKSTSLVQKDVAHDANMDVENLRKYMRGDQEMKISTLMRISHGLKLTVSELLEGIEKEIN